GAACTTGATATCCGTACTGTGGAGGATATGAAAAAAGAACGGTGAATGCATCGGTTGCTTCTTGAGCAGAAAGATATAGATAATGTTCACCTCGAAGCAGATACACTTCTGTATCCTGACCAGCATCGGTTATATTGTTGAGCTTAAAAGAATGATCTGCGTCTATGGTTACAGGTTGTGAGGAGGAAACCATCGGAGCTACCGCACTGCACACCATGAAGATAACTATGAAGAACGCTACCTGTCTCTGCATAATGATAATACTATAGTTGGTTTCAATAGTATTTATATCTTCTGTATAAAGCATATCGTTTTTCCACTTAAAAAGTACAAAACGCTTTTTTTTATTTTTGAGCAAGTACCGTAAATTTCCAATCTTTTCTTGCTCCCAGGATCTGAATATTCCGAAAGGATGCCGGTTGGAGCAATTTTTTGATATCGTCCATGGTGTGCGCCTGTTTGTATGCATCAAGATGATACCTGATAACCATGCTAGATGCACCCCGGAGCATCATATGGAATCGAACAAACCAAAGGCGTACTGAAGAGAAATCCTTATTTAACACTTCGAAAACAATACTCCCTCCAGGTTTTAACACCCGATAAATCTCTCGAAAGCATTCTTGTTGATGCTCCCAATAAGGAAGACTAAAACGACTGATAACAAGATCAACTGATTGAGTTTTTAAAGGCAGATGTTCTGCTTTTCCAAGCAATGGAAAAAAAGAAGAAAACAATTTGTTTGTGTGTTGTGCAAGCACCAGCATATGCTGCAAAGGATCAACACCAACTACCTTTGCTTGTGGAATTTTTTTAAAAATTGCTGGACCAAGAAGGCCAGGGCCAGTTCCAAGATCAACTATGGTTGGATTGCTGATTGAACACTGTTGTTTGATTATTTCTGCAAGAGCATCATATAACTCAGGGTATTTTTGCATGTATCTCATGAATTGCTCTGCGGTTTTTTGCTGAACCAAACGAATCACAACATCCTATCTCAAGAACAATGCTCGTATATCTTCCATAAAGAGAACGAACAACAAGAACATAATCTTTTTGTTTTGGTTGTTTTCATTCAAAGGATCGTTGATTATCTTGAGTGATGACAAGTTTTTGTTTTACAAGAACCGCATAGTTCTGTATCTGTGTTATTGGTTCAATAGTCATATGTCGATTTTTGTTAAATATTTTATACGAAATGCCTTGCATGAAAACAGAGATTGATTCGTTGCTTCCATCATCAACAAATAATCGAACGTGGGATGCACTTTCACATCCGAAATTCTGATGAATATCTGCCGTTGGTGAAGAAGATGTACTTGCGCATTCCACAGGAATCCAACCCTGATGTCCAAGGTCGCCACCAACAAAAACCTCAACCCATGCGTGGGGTGTCGCCGTTACCATGCCAAAGCTATCTTCTGAGAGAAGATACCCGCGGATAAACCGTGCAGGGATTCCTACTGAACGACAAAGTGAAACATACAGAAATGATAAGTCATCACAATCACCGGTTTTTTTTATAAGTGTTGTTGGTGCAGGTTGGATATCAGAATCGGTGCTGCTGTGAAGAGAATACGCGGTATGCTCTTTTAACCAGGCAAACAAGGCTTTTGCTACAAGTACTGCATTTGATGATGCTGTTTGTTGGTATACTTCTGAGGCGACGCGGACGATGTCTGTGTTTTTCGGTGTGATAAAAACAATGGT
The nucleotide sequence above comes from Candidatus Thermoplasmatota archaeon. Encoded proteins:
- a CDS encoding class I SAM-dependent methyltransferase: MRYMQKYPELYDALAEIIKQQCSISNPTIVDLGTGPGLLGPAIFKKIPQAKVVGVDPLQHMLVLAQHTNKLFSSFFPLLGKAEHLPLKTQSVDLVISRFSLPYWEHQQECFREIYRVLKPGGSIVFEVLNKDFSSVRLWFVRFHMMLRGASSMVIRYHLDAYKQAHTMDDIKKLLQPASFRNIQILGARKDWKFTVLAQK
- a CDS encoding transglutaminase-like domain-containing protein, with the translated sequence MTKKIRFKNSAVSCFVVISIFLISGCTELISDLSSIKYVESPTHIQYTLSYGYTVHPTGTGSYEILYRCELPSVLAGSVTYEVLYDTDYSITTILNTSMIEWNISSDENQKFNLGITADITAHCFYITDLTGKGAQTIESIHEMHPELAAQYCHEQSNETIVFITPKNTDIVRVASEVYQQTASSNAVLVAKALFAWLKEHTAYSLHSSTDSDIQPAPTTLIKKTGDCDDLSFLYVSLCRSVGIPARFIRGYLLSEDSFGMVTATPHAWVEVFVGGDLGHQGWIPVECASTSSSPTADIHQNFGCESASHVRLFVDDGSNESISVFMQGISYKIFNKNRHMTIEPITQIQNYAVLVKQKLVITQDNQRSFE